CGCTTCGTCGGATGCTTCTCCAGACTTCTCCATCTGCTGCAAAGCTTCTTTTGCCTGAGTAAGCTTTTGTCTATATTCCTCCAGCTCATTACCAACGCGGTCATAATCTTCCCTCGCATGCTCTAATCCTTTACTGATTTCTTCTTCTTTTTGTCTGTGCACATCAAGAGTTTTTGTCAGTACCTCGTGCTTTTTATTTAAAGCCTCCAGCGTGTTAGCTGAACCTGCTGTTTCTGCCTCTACCAGTTTCATTTCGGAGCGCATGGCAGAAAGGCTTTTATTACAAGAACTAACTGATGAACAAAATTCTTTTTCTCCATCCAGCACAATCATTGCGCTTATCTTTTTTGCATCCATAACTCACCTCTAAAAAATGCATAAGAAAACCGCCCCATATTCGAGGCGGTTTCCTATACACTATCTCTTTTTTCTTTTTTCCACACGTATAAAAATATTTACTCGTTTCCATACTTCGAATAGCACATCATCCCGATATACTTTATCGTAAAGTGCATGAAATCTTCTGCTATCACATTTCTTTCCTGTCAGATATAGTTTGCTTTGGAGTTGTTAGTATTCATTACATTCTATCACTCTTACCCTCTCTACAAACATGAATGAAACAGGGAACCTTTCCAAAGACTGCGTTTTCTTTCACAGTCATTATCGGTACTATGTTCCCCTCCGACTCCATCTCATCAGAAATACGACTTCGCCAAGCTTATACGTTTTCTCTTTACCTTTCGGTGATGGGCAGGGCCTCTCCAGTTCCGAACCACACTTTTCATACACACCGCTTTCTATATATCGAGGGATTCCTCCGTGTTGCTTTCCAGTATCTTCACACGTTCCATGATTTTCGCCCAAATGCGCAAGGCTCAACTTCCCTTTGTTCTCTTTCAAGACCTTTTTATACGATACGACAGAATTCACTTTATGTTACGGTCTGCATGATTGCTCGCTCCCTCATCGGGTTACTTTATCCACTCGCTTAGCACCCTGTATTAATACAACGCACCGAGTTTAGCTACACGCTCACTGGCAACTACCGTGACCGGACTTACACCGACAAGTGTGGTCCAGCTTTGCTGGACACACCGCATAGAAAAAGCGCCTGCCTAAGCAAGCGCCATCTAAAAGCTTATTTTTTATCATGCACAATCAGATACGTCAGCAAATCGTCCATCGAGATTTTTGCCGGGCCTTTGTCAATACAATTTCCAAATTATTCCGCGCCCCGAAGAAGCAGGCGAACTCCCCTAAGGAATATGCTACCTACCACACATATGGCAAGCATAATAAGCGACATTTCCCAATTAAAAGGGAGACAACCAATGATAGCCAAAAAAAACATTGTCTTATACGGACATGTATTTAAGAAGTAAGCAAAAATATTTTTCACCGTTCTAAAAACCCGTTTAACTTTTTCCATACGCTCCCCCTTTTTTATGATTTTATCATACCATAAAAAGGGTCATAAGTCCATCAGAGACCTCTCTTTTTCGGCTGCTTTGAACAGGGTTCTGCTGACTTCAAAATTGTGTAGTTTCTTATATTCTTCAAACAGATCACACCATTTTCCGAAGTACATATGAGCAACTTCTCTTTCCGCGTAGCCGATCTTCATACCAATCACTACAATCCACGCAAAATTTATCGGTTCCCCGTCGTCTCGTTCGTTTCCTTCTGCGTGGACGCTTCGTTTTTTCTCGCAAAGCACCTCATAAGCTCTTCATGCAGCAAGCTCCCCATCTCCTTTGGAGACAGGTCTACCTTCCGGAGCAATTCGTCCCGCATGACACCTGGTTTTCCCTCAATCGCCAGTCCTTCCTGAATAAACCAATACAAAGCACTGTTGACGCATTTTATGTTCGGAATTTTTGTGACTCCAACAGCAAACCCTTCTTCATTCGTCACCACATTCCCATTCTCATCGTACTTTGCCTCGAACCCCAGCAAGCCGTTGTCAAAATCACTTAAATCCCCGAACTCTTCCTGGATCTTCTCCAACACCAGAATATCACATTTGTAAGGATATTTCTCACCGGATAATTCTAAATATTGCATTTCATCAAACATACGTTCTCCTTCCTCCCATCCGGGGCTTTTTGCCCCGGATCATGCAAATACTGTTTTACTTAAGCATCAGGGGAGCTCGGCGTAAACTTCCCGTCAATCCATGCCCTGGCAGCTTCCTCTGTATCAAATACAGCGATCTCCTTCCATTTTCCATCATCCAGCGCCAAAGCCCGGCCATTAATCGACGGCGTCTTATATTCGATAGATTCACCTTTCGTTGCATAGTCTTCTGCCGGCTCTGAGAATTTCACCTTACAAAGGAAATTCGCAGTAAACGACCGTACGCCATCTACTTTTTCCACCGTAATCCAGGCAACGCCAACATAACCATTTTCATCATCTGCATTAAATGTTACAGATTTGTTGGGACTGTCTGCTGTTGTATGTCCAAACATATCCGCGTGTGCCTGGATCGGAATGGTACTGGTGTTTAAGACCACATCTGCATAACTGAAGATTTTGTCATATTCGGCCTGTACATCATCCGCATACAGAGAACCTTCCGCATAACTCGGAGTTACCTGGATTGCAATTGCCTTTCCAAATGTAAACGGTGTGCTGTAAGTTCCTTTTTCTGTATTCAATTTTCCAATGATCGGTTTTCTAAGTCCAATATAAGCCATAGTTAGTCCTCTCTTTCTTCTTCGATTTCACACTCGAAGATTACATGTTTTGTATCACTTTCCACAAGTTCTGTAATTACAGGATACGTAAATCCCGCTGTAAACAACTTTTCCCTTACCTGATTCCGGATCTCCTGATATTCAGCCCCTAATGGCAGAAACAAATGAATCTGCATATGCGCTGTTATAGCAAGCGGCTTATCATCTCCAAAAGAAGATGCCCGGGTGTCCGCATAGCTGAAAGTAAAATACTCTTTTTCTGTTCCGGTATACACATCCTGTTTTACAGGCAACCCAAAATCAGACAGTGCCTCAATTATTTTTTGGTTAATCGTCATTCATCCACCTCCCTGTCAAAAACCTCGTGTTTTTCGTTATTAACCATCCTGGTCAATACTGTTCTTACGCGTTCCTTTGCAGTCCTGTACTCAAAGTAAGCCCATTTTTCCAGAATCCGCATCAGTTCATTCACTTTGAAACTCCTATACCTTCTTACTCCATCCTCATCACCTCCCTTCTGCCTATTTTCCATACTTTATTTCACTCATTTTGATCAGGATGTTCTCACCATTCTTATCCATTGGTCATTCCAGCGACTGTCTGGCTTTATTTAATTCAGTCTTTTCCAACTCTTTTTAACCAAAATGCAGGGTTTCTCTTTCTGCAATTAAAAAGAGACAGCCTAAGCCGCCTCATATTCGTCAGTTTTGATATTAACTGCATATCGTATCATTTACTTACCCGGTATATCAGGGACACCTCAGCCGGCAGTTATTAAAAGCTGCCGGCAGTGTCAAACATCCATAAAGATTTTAGAGTAGTCACCGGTTTCTTATGTTTTTTGATAATATCATAGTATCACAGGATCTACTGACATTCTATGACATGATCGGGTAACTCAAAGTTCTTGAGTGCCTTCCCATGAAGCCGGTGTATCTGACGTTCAGAATAATTCAGCTTATCCGCAATATCCCACCAGTCTAATCCCTTTATATAACGGTAAAATAACACATCCTTTTCATTTTCACTTTTCAACTGCTTGATCCTTGCTGCAATATCCAGATACTGCCGAATCCGATTGTATCGTTCTTTTACGAGTTCACGCTCCATTCCATCCAGTTTTGCCGCATACCCAGACAAATCCCTTTGCCCGCTCCCGTGCGGCATACCGTCATAGTTTACGGAAATGCTGACCTTTAATATGCGTATTTCATCTATCTCCGCACAAATACGGTTGATGTGCCGCACCGATTCACGATAGGAATTCAGATACTCTTTTTTTAATTCATTTTCTTCTATCAACTCCATAGATATCACCTCCAGTACTCAATGATTTCTTACAATGTAAATTTGCTCTTCTGATTATTGACGCTCCCCACTCCTCTGCCCGAGTCCATATCGCTGAAATAATCATTCCTAGTCCCACACAGCTAATCAGCTGTTCTGGTATGGTGCTATACCATCCCGATAAATCTACCGCTATGTATGCGAGCAATATGGACGTGATAAGTTTATTTATCACATGCCTGTCCCCCCTGATATATATTCTGATTTCTGCTCCAACAATTTTCTCCGCCTTCATCTCTCATTGACAAAAAACAGTGCGCACCTTATAATAAGTTTGCGCAAACATATGTTCGTATTTGTTAAGCTTACAACACTGTTTCTATGAAGCCCAAGATGTATTGCGATAGCCTCAATTGTTATATTTCTTTTTGCCAATTCTGACTTCAAATTTAAGTAAGGCATTTATCCACCTTCTTTCTGTGCAATTGCGTTGTTTTATATTTGTATATTATACTCAATCGCGTTATTTGTCAATTAGTTTCTACTCATTTGCACAACCTTTTATTTACTATGTTTTTCACTTGTGTTAAAATTACATTATAGGCAAAAAAGGATGGTGACATAATGGGAATCGGTCTAAAGCTAAGTCAATTAATGGAGATACGTGGCACAAACGCAAATGAACTTGCAAAAAAAGTAGGGGTAGCACCCACTACAATTTATTCTATGATTCGCCGAGACAGCAAAAAGGCTGATATTGAAGTTTTAATAAGAATAGCTCATGAACTGGGAGTATCAACTGAATATTTTTGTGATAATGAGCCTGATCCACAAAACTACGAACCAACCTACGAGGATATCCAATCATTGGTTGCGCGCAATGGAAAAAAACTCACGCTCGAACAAAAACAGGAGCTGATCAGAACACTATTGTCAGAGGATGATTGAGTTCCCATAAGAAGTGATCGTTTTTGACGCATTCCGGCTGGATAACAATGCTGAAATGCCTTGTCTGCAAAACAGAACTCTTCAATCAGCCGGAAAATAAATGTGATCACTGTAAAATGTGCACACACAGACCGAATTGCACTTATGAAGAAAATAAGCTGTTGGTTGCAAAGGCTCGTGAACTGATCCACCAGCCAATTGAATCCATACCAAGTTTTTACGCTTCTGAAAGTTTTCATGAAAAAGATGAAATATATAATTAAGAATGAATTAACCGCCAGTGGCGATTAATATAAAACATTCAAGGGGGAAGCACATATGAGAAAGAAAATTTTAGTAGTTTTATTGTGTTCTGCATTTTTTATCGGTGGATGTGGAAGTGGTGTAACTCAAGATGAATATGACAAACTAAAGGCTGAAAATGAAAGTTTAACTTCTGAACTTGAAACATTGAACACGGATTACAGTAAGATGGACAAAGAGTATAATGCCTACAAAGAAAAAATGAAACCCTACGAAGAAATGGAAGAGGCAGAGGCAAATGCCAAAAAGGCAGAGCTTGAAGCTGCTGCCAAAGCACAACAGGCACAGGATGAAGCAACTGAAGCTGTAAAAAAGGTATGGAATTTTGACAAAGGAACCCTCGCAGCAGGTGCCACACGAAAATTATATGATACCGCTGCAAATAAAACAAATGCTGTTACAGACGCGACTATTAAAGATTCCTTAAACCAAGCCTTAGCTGCCGCCTCTGATGCCTTAACTCAAGCTGAACAGGCTGCTGCCGAAGAGGAAGCCAAAAGACAAGCTGCTGCAAATGCAACTTTAGAGCAAAAAAATGCATTAAGAAAAGCAGGGGACTACCTTGATTATACTTCATTTTCTTATAATGGCTTAATAGAACAATTAGAGTATGAAGGATTTTCTCCCGAGGCTTCGAAATATGCAGTTGATAACTGTGGAGCCGATTGGAACGAACAAGCTGCCAAAAAAGCCGCAGATTATATGGATTACTCTTCCTTCTCACGGGATGCTTTGATTAATCAGTTAGAATATGAAGGATTCACGTCGGAGCAGGCTGCATATGGTGCTTCTGCCGTTGGTTATTAATTTAAAATGTATTAACTGCTTCGGCGATTAATATAAAATTACATGGGAGAAACTTTGAATGAAAAAGAAAATTATTGCAATTGTATTATGTTTGGCCATAACACTTTCTGTTGTTGCTTGTGGAGGAACTAATGACAAAAAAGAAACTGCACCAGGTGATTCTCTGCCTGCTGGAATAAGCCAGGGATACAGCGATGATGTTTTTAACATCGACTCACTGCCAGTATCTATTAGTTATGGCAATGGAAAAATCACTATAGAATCATTAGAAACCGAATGTAAAGAAATTAATTACTCAAATGAAGTATACGCAACTGTTATTTTGGATGTTTCGACCCTTTCGGAAAATGAATTGCATTACCTTGGTGACGGAAATATCTATGATTCCGATAAAGATATGCAGCTTTATTTAATGACAATTAATCCAGATTCAGATAAAGTTGAAAGTGTAGACCCCGAGGATCTATCTGATAAATATTTACATCTTAATCGGAATGATACTGTTTATGAAAATGGAAAATTCACATTGAAATTTGATTCTATTGAAGATAAGGATCACCGAAATACTTTTTCTGGGAAAAAAATTACACTGTCTTTGGATTTGCGCCAAGATCAAAATAGTAATCCTTCGGAATATTTTTATGATACAACAATTGAATAACTGTTCAAAACTAATGAACTGCAATTAAAAATTAACCGCTTAGGCGATTAATTATAAACCGGATCACTGTCAGGCAGGACAGGGGGGATCTGGAAAAACACTTTTAAGGGAGGGAATTATATGAAAAAGAAAATTATTGTGGTTCTAATTTGCATAATGGCTTTTTCTGTGACAGCGTGTGGGGGTGCAAAACAAAATGAACCATCAACAACATCAGAATCGCCTGCGAAAACAACAGAAGAGTCAATGGCGGAGCCGACAGTGGAAACAGATTCAAAACAAGAGCAAAACACAAATAAAGATTTCAGAAATGCTACCTGGGGAATGACAATGGATGAAGTAATAGAAAGTGAAGGTAAAGATCCTGATCTACAAGACAAAGAAATGGTTGGTTACCATGATGTAAAATTAGGGACAATATCTACTCTTTTATTCTATAAATTTGAAGACAATTCATTATATGCGGGCCTGTATTTTTCTGATGAAGTACATACTAATACTTTAAAATATTTAGATGACTATAATTCAATAAAAAACTTATATATTGAAAAATATGGTGAACCATCAAAAGATGAGGTTGTATGGTCTGATAAAACGTTTTCTGATGATATTGCATACTCACTCATGTTTGGATATGTAGAATATTTTACTGTTTTCACTGAAAATAATACAAATATACTTTTTCATATGTATGGAGATAATGGGGATGTTTCATTTTCCATTACTTACATTGATTCGGGATACAAGGACACACCCGACACTTCAGGTATTTGATTGATCTAAAATTCTAAATGGTTAATAACACGCCTAATTGCAGAACAGGCAAAGCAAACTTAATTTAATAAAAACCGCCCCCTGCGCCAACAGGAGACGGCAAGTATACATCCAAGAATGTACACCTTATTTCAACCATATTGTACCATTCTCGGAGCAGCCCCGCAAGCGGAACATTCGTTCCGACTGGCTGTTATTTTTATACCATTTTTTAAGGAGCTTATGACAACGAAGCTTAAGGATATCGACACCGAAACACTGATACGCTCTGTAAGCCTCGAATCCGGTCGTAAATCGAAGCAAAAGGGCAAAAGCGGGACAATCTCCCCCAAGACGGTCAGAAACGAATTTGGGCTGATTACGGCGGTTCTGAACTATTATGGTGTTACATATAACGAAAGTCAGATCTCCCTCCCACAGGTGCCGGTGCTGCTGGCGATGTGGCTGTCATTCTCCGCATCGGAAATCGCTGGCCTTACAAAATCCGGATTCCTGCTACAGGATGTGAAATATATTGCGTTGAACGAAGTTGTACTGACCATCGACGGGTACTTTCAAAATATTATGCAACACGGAAATCAAAAACCCCAGTAAACACTGGGGTCTATGGAGCGGAGACGGTGGGATTCGAACCCACGTGCCGGTTGCCCGACAACTTGATTTCGAGTCAAGCTCGTTATGACCACTTCGATACGTCTCCAAATATAAAATTCACACGACATTCATTATATTATGAACTGTCTCTTTCGTCAACGGATTTCTTTGCTTTTTTCCGGATTCTTAATTCTTTAAAGAACTCCGACAGCATCTGGCT
The Ruminococcus gauvreauii genome window above contains:
- a CDS encoding DUF1492 domain-containing protein — encoded protein: MELIEENELKKEYLNSYRESVRHINRICAEIDEIRILKVSISVNYDGMPHGSGQRDLSGYAAKLDGMERELVKERYNRIRQYLDIAARIKQLKSENEKDVLFYRYIKGLDWWDIADKLNYSERQIHRLHGKALKNFELPDHVIECQ
- a CDS encoding helix-turn-helix domain-containing protein, translating into MGIGLKLSQLMEIRGTNANELAKKVGVAPTTIYSMIRRDSKKADIEVLIRIAHELGVSTEYFCDNEPDPQNYEPTYEDIQSLVARNGKKLTLEQKQELIRTLLSEDD
- a CDS encoding major tail protein, producing MAYIGLRKPIIGKLNTEKGTYSTPFTFGKAIAIQVTPSYAEGSLYADDVQAEYDKIFSYADVVLNTSTIPIQAHADMFGHTTADSPNKSVTFNADDENGYVGVAWITVEKVDGVRSFTANFLCKVKFSEPAEDYATKGESIEYKTPSINGRALALDDGKWKEIAVFDTEEAARAWIDGKFTPSSPDA
- a CDS encoding Ltp family lipoprotein, encoding MRKKILVVLLCSAFFIGGCGSGVTQDEYDKLKAENESLTSELETLNTDYSKMDKEYNAYKEKMKPYEEMEEAEANAKKAELEAAAKAQQAQDEATEAVKKVWNFDKGTLAAGATRKLYDTAANKTNAVTDATIKDSLNQALAAASDALTQAEQAAAEEEAKRQAAANATLEQKNALRKAGDYLDYTSFSYNGLIEQLEYEGFSPEASKYAVDNCGADWNEQAAKKAADYMDYSSFSRDALINQLEYEGFTSEQAAYGASAVGY